One window of the Micropterus dolomieu isolate WLL.071019.BEF.003 ecotype Adirondacks linkage group LG08, ASM2129224v1, whole genome shotgun sequence genome contains the following:
- the rgs19 gene encoding regulator of G-protein signaling 19 isoform X4, producing MGGGRSETSALSGTGGGRGMATTQNSQRPNACCFCWCCCCSCSCLTVRNEEERRRRNRRKRISQDTKMETIPDREDCTKPSAEEIRLWSQSFDKLMRNPAGRNVFREFLRTEYSEENMLFWLACEDLKQEINKSAIEEKARSIYEDYISILSPKEVSLDARVREVINRRIQDPTPHAFEDAQLQIYTLMHRDSYPRFLSSNIYKSLINGGSRTSSES from the exons ATGGGGGGAGGTCGCAGCGAGACCTCGGCACTGAGCGGGACGGGAGGGGGGCGGGGCATGGCCACTACCCAGAATTCTCAACGGCCCAAcgcctgctgcttctgctggtgctgctgttgcagctgctcatg TCTCACCGTCAGGAATGAAGAGGAGAGACGAAGGCGGAATAGAAGGAAGAGAATATCACAGGACACCAAGATGGAAACTATACCAGACCGTGAAGACTG CACCAAACCCTCAGCAGAAGAGATCCGGCTGTGGTCTCAGTCCTTCGACAAGCTGATGAGGAACCCGGCGGGTCGAAATGTTTTTCGGGAGTTCCTGCGGACAGAGTACAGCGAGGAGAATATGCTGTTCTGGCTGGCCTGCGAAGACCTCAAACAGGAAATCAACAAGAGCGCCATTGAGGAGAAAGCGCGCTCCATCTATGAGGACTACATTTCCATATTGTCGCCAAAAGAG GTGAGTCTGGACGCCCGGGTTCGAGAGGTGATCAACAGGAGGATTCAGGACCCGACGCCTCACGCGTTTGAAGACGCCCAGCTACAGATCTACACGCTGATGCATAGGGACTCCTACCCACGATTCCTCTCATCCAACATCTACAAGTCGCTCATTAATGGCGGCTCGCGTACCTCCTCTGAATCGTAG
- the rgs19 gene encoding regulator of G-protein signaling 19 isoform X2 yields the protein MCLRKRSGYRPPDLINAKIYTGPIPAERGGELAMGGGRSETSALSGTGGGRGMATTQNSQRPNACCFCWCCCCSCSWNEEERRRRNRRKRISQDTKMETIPDREDCTKPSAEEIRLWSQSFDKLMRNPAGRNVFREFLRTEYSEENMLFWLACEDLKQEINKSAIEEKARSIYEDYISILSPKEVSLDARVREVINRRIQDPTPHAFEDAQLQIYTLMHRDSYPRFLSSNIYKSLINGGSRTSSES from the exons TACACAGGTCCGATCCCGGCCGAGCGAGGGGGCGAGCTGGCCATGGGGGGAGGTCGCAGCGAGACCTCGGCACTGAGCGGGACGGGAGGGGGGCGGGGCATGGCCACTACCCAGAATTCTCAACGGCCCAAcgcctgctgcttctgctggtgctgctgttgcagctgctcatg GAATGAAGAGGAGAGACGAAGGCGGAATAGAAGGAAGAGAATATCACAGGACACCAAGATGGAAACTATACCAGACCGTGAAGACTG CACCAAACCCTCAGCAGAAGAGATCCGGCTGTGGTCTCAGTCCTTCGACAAGCTGATGAGGAACCCGGCGGGTCGAAATGTTTTTCGGGAGTTCCTGCGGACAGAGTACAGCGAGGAGAATATGCTGTTCTGGCTGGCCTGCGAAGACCTCAAACAGGAAATCAACAAGAGCGCCATTGAGGAGAAAGCGCGCTCCATCTATGAGGACTACATTTCCATATTGTCGCCAAAAGAG GTGAGTCTGGACGCCCGGGTTCGAGAGGTGATCAACAGGAGGATTCAGGACCCGACGCCTCACGCGTTTGAAGACGCCCAGCTACAGATCTACACGCTGATGCATAGGGACTCCTACCCACGATTCCTCTCATCCAACATCTACAAGTCGCTCATTAATGGCGGCTCGCGTACCTCCTCTGAATCGTAG
- the rgs19 gene encoding regulator of G-protein signaling 19 isoform X1 produces MCLRKRSGYRPPDLINAKIYTGPIPAERGGELAMGGGRSETSALSGTGGGRGMATTQNSQRPNACCFCWCCCCSCSCLTVRNEEERRRRNRRKRISQDTKMETIPDREDCTKPSAEEIRLWSQSFDKLMRNPAGRNVFREFLRTEYSEENMLFWLACEDLKQEINKSAIEEKARSIYEDYISILSPKEVSLDARVREVINRRIQDPTPHAFEDAQLQIYTLMHRDSYPRFLSSNIYKSLINGGSRTSSES; encoded by the exons TACACAGGTCCGATCCCGGCCGAGCGAGGGGGCGAGCTGGCCATGGGGGGAGGTCGCAGCGAGACCTCGGCACTGAGCGGGACGGGAGGGGGGCGGGGCATGGCCACTACCCAGAATTCTCAACGGCCCAAcgcctgctgcttctgctggtgctgctgttgcagctgctcatg TCTCACCGTCAGGAATGAAGAGGAGAGACGAAGGCGGAATAGAAGGAAGAGAATATCACAGGACACCAAGATGGAAACTATACCAGACCGTGAAGACTG CACCAAACCCTCAGCAGAAGAGATCCGGCTGTGGTCTCAGTCCTTCGACAAGCTGATGAGGAACCCGGCGGGTCGAAATGTTTTTCGGGAGTTCCTGCGGACAGAGTACAGCGAGGAGAATATGCTGTTCTGGCTGGCCTGCGAAGACCTCAAACAGGAAATCAACAAGAGCGCCATTGAGGAGAAAGCGCGCTCCATCTATGAGGACTACATTTCCATATTGTCGCCAAAAGAG GTGAGTCTGGACGCCCGGGTTCGAGAGGTGATCAACAGGAGGATTCAGGACCCGACGCCTCACGCGTTTGAAGACGCCCAGCTACAGATCTACACGCTGATGCATAGGGACTCCTACCCACGATTCCTCTCATCCAACATCTACAAGTCGCTCATTAATGGCGGCTCGCGTACCTCCTCTGAATCGTAG
- the rgs19 gene encoding regulator of G-protein signaling 19 isoform X3: protein MTDVLYTGPIPAERGGELAMGGGRSETSALSGTGGGRGMATTQNSQRPNACCFCWCCCCSCSCLTVRNEEERRRRNRRKRISQDTKMETIPDREDCTKPSAEEIRLWSQSFDKLMRNPAGRNVFREFLRTEYSEENMLFWLACEDLKQEINKSAIEEKARSIYEDYISILSPKEVSLDARVREVINRRIQDPTPHAFEDAQLQIYTLMHRDSYPRFLSSNIYKSLINGGSRTSSES from the exons TACACAGGTCCGATCCCGGCCGAGCGAGGGGGCGAGCTGGCCATGGGGGGAGGTCGCAGCGAGACCTCGGCACTGAGCGGGACGGGAGGGGGGCGGGGCATGGCCACTACCCAGAATTCTCAACGGCCCAAcgcctgctgcttctgctggtgctgctgttgcagctgctcatg TCTCACCGTCAGGAATGAAGAGGAGAGACGAAGGCGGAATAGAAGGAAGAGAATATCACAGGACACCAAGATGGAAACTATACCAGACCGTGAAGACTG CACCAAACCCTCAGCAGAAGAGATCCGGCTGTGGTCTCAGTCCTTCGACAAGCTGATGAGGAACCCGGCGGGTCGAAATGTTTTTCGGGAGTTCCTGCGGACAGAGTACAGCGAGGAGAATATGCTGTTCTGGCTGGCCTGCGAAGACCTCAAACAGGAAATCAACAAGAGCGCCATTGAGGAGAAAGCGCGCTCCATCTATGAGGACTACATTTCCATATTGTCGCCAAAAGAG GTGAGTCTGGACGCCCGGGTTCGAGAGGTGATCAACAGGAGGATTCAGGACCCGACGCCTCACGCGTTTGAAGACGCCCAGCTACAGATCTACACGCTGATGCATAGGGACTCCTACCCACGATTCCTCTCATCCAACATCTACAAGTCGCTCATTAATGGCGGCTCGCGTACCTCCTCTGAATCGTAG